The genome window AACTGAACATAATGAGTGTTTTCGTTACACTTACATTAGGTGCCATCTTTCTGATTTCGGCTACAACAATTTTGATTGCTTTTACTCCATTGCGGGAACTTATCCCAGGCTATTCTTCTTCGGAACTGAAAAAAAATGCTACAGTTTTAGCGTTAAAATCGGATTCTCTTTCGAAGGCTTTAAAGAAAAACGAAATCTATATCAAATCAATTCAAAAAGTACTCAATGGTGAATTAGAATATGCCAAATTCAGCAAAGATTCGATACTTTCAGCTGCTGATGAAGTAAAGGAACCAGTAGATT of Flavobacterium marginilacus contains these proteins:
- a CDS encoding peptidase — encoded protein: MSVFVTLTLGAIFLISATTILIAFTPLRELIPGYSSSELKKNATVLALKSDSLSKALKKNEIYIKSIQKVLNGELEYAKFSKDSILSAADEVKEPVDLSPSENEIELRKRVKEEENISTATPNGKSQKTKK